Proteins encoded within one genomic window of Sphingomonas sp. NBWT7:
- a CDS encoding histidine kinase dimerization/phosphoacceptor domain -containing protein, which produces MATRSERAAPDVTECDREPIHIPGAIQPHGLVLIADPATRRVVAGAGRLEQVFGDDWLGGSLDTMIAQDVSALLSTLVAGPGGTIRGATIMLQDRRFDVTIHQAAPWLIVELEPASAEPLLAGEMLSWMDSIAAGFERAATIPSLCARAAIAFRTLTGFDRVMIYRFLDDDAGRVVGEDRDPALHSFMNHHFPASDIPRQARALYVRNRTRVIPDAGYEPAPLRPAGFETVDLSDVALRSVSPIHVQYLHNMGVAASASISIVKDGILWGMIACHHRTPRIMPLDVRLAGAALAGGLARQIRTKEEAESYRERLALRMAEDSLVPALKPSLRRAVADRHEEIRRMIDGDGLALIHSDGIEMYGHCPERADVAALGRWLVGRNNTDILATRHLTELMPGSERFADRASGILALPVPEEGATLIWFRVEQVEEIEWAGNPHKGVALDSNAQLTPRTSFESWRESVHCRSRRWTLEQVEAAHRLRRAMREASDARERLRLYRDLERAIVEKDAALVQKDVLMKEVDHRVQNSLQLVQAFLTLQARDAGPGSVADQLIEAGSRLSAVALVHRRLYRDDQIETIDLARYLEDLVEDLKGSLGMQWAPHMSINLDPILIPTDRAVNLGLIAAELVINATKYAYPGGTGPIEIALEQHRNRLRLIVADHGVGVSGDRRGFGSRMMNAVMARLGGELEQVDNAPGLRTIVTAPIEDATS; this is translated from the coding sequence ATGGCAACGCGCAGCGAGCGGGCGGCGCCCGATGTTACTGAGTGCGATCGTGAGCCGATCCACATCCCCGGCGCGATCCAGCCGCACGGCCTCGTCCTGATCGCCGATCCTGCGACGCGGCGCGTCGTGGCAGGAGCCGGGCGCCTCGAGCAGGTGTTCGGCGACGATTGGCTGGGCGGATCGCTCGACACGATGATCGCGCAGGACGTTTCGGCGCTCCTCTCGACACTGGTCGCCGGGCCCGGCGGCACGATCCGCGGCGCCACGATCATGCTGCAGGATCGCCGGTTCGACGTCACAATCCATCAGGCGGCGCCGTGGCTGATCGTCGAACTCGAGCCTGCGTCGGCCGAACCGCTTCTCGCCGGTGAGATGCTGTCGTGGATGGATTCGATTGCCGCAGGCTTCGAACGGGCGGCAACGATCCCCTCGCTCTGCGCCCGCGCGGCGATCGCCTTTCGCACGCTGACCGGGTTCGACCGGGTGATGATCTATCGCTTCCTCGACGACGATGCCGGGCGCGTCGTCGGCGAGGATCGCGATCCCGCGCTCCACAGCTTCATGAACCATCACTTCCCGGCTAGCGACATCCCGCGCCAGGCGCGCGCGCTCTACGTGCGCAATCGCACGCGCGTCATCCCCGATGCCGGGTACGAGCCCGCTCCGCTTCGCCCCGCCGGGTTCGAGACGGTCGATCTCAGCGACGTCGCGCTGCGCAGCGTGTCGCCGATCCACGTCCAATATCTGCACAACATGGGCGTCGCCGCCTCGGCATCGATCTCGATCGTCAAGGACGGCATCCTGTGGGGCATGATCGCGTGCCATCATCGCACGCCACGCATCATGCCGCTCGACGTGCGGCTGGCGGGCGCGGCGCTCGCCGGCGGGCTTGCCCGGCAGATCCGCACCAAGGAAGAAGCGGAAAGCTATCGCGAGCGGCTGGCGCTCCGCATGGCCGAAGACTCGCTCGTGCCTGCGCTCAAGCCGTCGCTGCGGCGCGCTGTGGCCGACCGGCACGAAGAAATCCGCCGCATGATCGACGGCGACGGGCTCGCTCTGATCCACTCCGACGGCATCGAGATGTATGGCCACTGCCCGGAGCGCGCCGACGTCGCCGCGCTTGGCCGCTGGCTCGTCGGACGCAACAATACAGATATCCTGGCGACCCGTCATCTGACCGAGCTGATGCCGGGGTCGGAACGCTTCGCCGACCGCGCAAGCGGCATTCTCGCGCTACCGGTACCCGAAGAAGGCGCGACGCTGATCTGGTTCCGCGTCGAACAGGTCGAGGAGATCGAGTGGGCGGGCAATCCGCACAAGGGCGTCGCGCTCGATAGCAACGCGCAGCTGACGCCGCGCACGTCGTTCGAATCGTGGCGCGAGTCGGTGCATTGCCGCTCGCGGCGATGGACGCTCGAGCAGGTCGAGGCCGCGCACCGGTTGCGCCGCGCGATGCGCGAGGCGAGCGATGCGCGCGAGCGGCTACGTCTCTATCGCGATCTCGAGCGTGCGATCGTCGAAAAGGACGCGGCACTCGTCCAGAAGGACGTGCTGATGAAGGAGGTGGACCACCGCGTCCAGAACAGCCTCCAGCTCGTCCAGGCGTTCCTTACGCTGCAGGCGCGCGACGCCGGCCCCGGCTCCGTCGCCGATCAGCTGATCGAGGCGGGCTCGCGGCTGTCTGCGGTCGCGCTGGTCCACCGCCGGCTTTATCGCGACGATCAGATCGAAACGATCGACCTTGCGCGCTACCTAGAGGATCTGGTCGAGGATCTGAAGGGCTCGCTCGGCATGCAATGGGCGCCGCACATGTCGATCAACCTCGATCCGATCCTGATCCCCACCGATCGCGCCGTGAACCTGGGCCTCATTGCCGCCGAGCTCGTCATCAACGCCACCAAATATGCCTATCCCGGCGGTACCGGCCCGATCGAGATCGCGCTGGAACAGCATCGCAACCGGTTGCGGCTGATCGTCGCGGATCACGGGGTCGGCGTATCGGGGGATCGGCGCGGCTTCGGCAGCCGAATGATGAACGCGGTGATGGCGCGGCTCGGCGGCGAGTTGGAGCAGGTCGACAATGCGCCCGGCCTGCGTACGATCGTCACCGCGCCGATCGAGGACGCGACGAGCTAG
- a CDS encoding host attachment family protein, with translation MHVPHNSVVLVADGRKLLFLRNEGDDVYPNLTVEHAEERSNPADRDQKTDAAGAASSTQSGPGAPAVAQNGSNHARGGGAQFAPSRGSLGETDFHQLEEDRFAADAAELLKKRALANDFEKLIVVAPPKTLGELRKHYHKEVSNRLSGELSKDLTGHPIADIEKALLDG, from the coding sequence ATGCACGTGCCGCACAATTCCGTCGTTCTGGTCGCCGACGGGCGCAAGCTGCTGTTCCTTCGCAACGAGGGTGACGACGTCTATCCGAACCTGACGGTTGAACATGCCGAGGAACGCAGCAATCCCGCCGACCGCGACCAGAAGACCGATGCCGCCGGCGCCGCTTCGTCGACGCAGTCGGGGCCGGGCGCGCCAGCGGTGGCGCAGAACGGATCGAACCACGCACGCGGCGGCGGGGCGCAATTCGCGCCGTCGCGCGGATCGCTGGGCGAGACCGATTTTCACCAGCTGGAAGAGGATCGCTTCGCGGCCGATGCCGCTGAATTGCTGAAGAAGCGCGCACTGGCGAACGACTTCGAGAAACTGATCGTCGTCGCGCCGCCCAAGACGCTGGGCGAGTTGCGCAAACACTATCACAAAGAGGTCAGCAACCGGCTGAGCGGCGAGCTGTCAAAGGACCTGACCGGTCATCCTATCGCAGACATCGAAAAGGCGCTGCTCGACGGCTGA
- the dksA gene encoding RNA polymerase-binding protein DksA — protein sequence MATAYNRVDEPDYQGRDAANDADDGYRPHADEPFMNPRHQLYFRNKLLAWKEAILRESLGTLSQLQVDSLREADLNDRASSETDWSIELRTRDRQRKLIGKIDAALRRIEDGEYGYCEVTGEPISLGRLEARPIATMTVEAQERHERHEKVSRED from the coding sequence ATGGCGACGGCGTATAATCGCGTGGACGAACCGGACTACCAGGGCCGTGATGCGGCAAACGACGCAGACGACGGGTATCGCCCGCACGCCGACGAGCCGTTCATGAATCCGCGTCATCAGCTGTATTTCCGCAACAAGCTGCTTGCATGGAAGGAAGCGATCCTGCGCGAATCGCTGGGAACGCTATCGCAACTTCAAGTCGATTCGCTGCGTGAGGCGGACCTCAACGATCGCGCGTCCAGCGAGACCGACTGGTCGATCGAGCTTCGTACGCGTGATCGTCAGCGCAAGCTTATCGGCAAGATCGACGCCGCGCTGCGCCGTATCGAAGACGGCGAATATGGCTATTGCGAGGTGACGGGCGAGCCGATCAGCCTGGGTCGCTTGGAAGCGCGGCCGATCGCCACGATGACGGTTGAGGCGCAGGAACGGCACGAGCGGCATGAAAAGGTGTCGCGCGAGGATTGA
- a CDS encoding PilZ domain-containing protein: MESVRASVFTEAVSADGEPRGRDSLFLHARLKVNGWREERQVRVRNLSAGGLMAELPEPVEPDSAVEIELRGLGWLTGRVAWQTEGRAGIAFDRTIDPQRARKPVGLAKDDGAPRRMRFPA; the protein is encoded by the coding sequence ATGGAATCCGTTCGTGCCAGTGTCTTCACCGAGGCTGTTTCCGCCGATGGCGAGCCGCGCGGGCGTGACAGCCTCTTTCTTCACGCGCGGCTGAAGGTGAATGGGTGGCGCGAGGAGCGGCAGGTGCGGGTGCGCAACCTGTCCGCCGGCGGGCTGATGGCTGAACTGCCGGAGCCGGTTGAACCTGATTCGGCTGTCGAGATCGAGTTGCGCGGGCTGGGCTGGCTTACCGGCCGCGTAGCTTGGCAAACCGAGGGGCGCGCCGGCATCGCATTCGATCGCACGATCGATCCGCAGCGCGCGCGCAAGCCGGTCGGGCTTGCCAAGGATGATGGCGCCCCCCGGCGCATGCGCTTTCCTGCTTAA